One window from the genome of Myxococcales bacterium encodes:
- a CDS encoding cupredoxin domain-containing protein, which translates to MKAFRCVLATVFLLASAAACDNSSSATAEAGKAPAGKVVGGVRYLAIDVVDSGYKPDKLTAKPGEKLMLVFTRKTESACAKQIKIAGGAAVDLPLNEPKEFPVTMPASGKLGFACGMDMMTGVIVPN; encoded by the coding sequence ATGAAGGCATTTCGCTGCGTTTTAGCCACTGTGTTCTTACTCGCCAGCGCCGCCGCCTGCGACAACTCGTCAAGCGCCACCGCTGAGGCCGGCAAGGCGCCTGCGGGCAAGGTGGTCGGCGGCGTGCGCTACCTTGCCATCGACGTGGTCGATAGCGGCTATAAGCCCGACAAGCTGACCGCCAAGCCCGGCGAAAAGCTCATGCTGGTGTTTACGCGCAAGACCGAAAGCGCGTGCGCCAAGCAAATCAAAATTGCCGGCGGTGCCGCCGTCGATTTGCCACTTAACGAGCCCAAGGAATTTCCCGTCACCATGCCGGCGAGCGGCAAGCTCGGGTTTGCCTGCGGCATGGATATGATGACCGGCGTCATCGTTCCAAACTGA
- a CDS encoding alkaline phosphatase family protein yields the protein MGGPSKRAPTRQRAAAEPQTTLSPPNTGAHTAVLVAAVGILIIGIAAATWAGVLGSHFMNDLENPRPALSKLPVVASTPTQRRSQRVVVAIVDGLRLDVSRELPFLTELRGRGVDGAAASQYPTWSLPNYVNILTGVPPSASGVRTNRYGISVPLDSIMDRVRAQGLRSGFSSDNTPLTMLFLDPRSATRNIAPALSTSISPLADATRAASAAAPPPSADEAPPASDGDELGIGAMPRNDDLLDDRDVTYEAAQRALLSPTAGDFDVPMYVPWPGGFRDGAELLMSQRLDLIVLLIGVVDVAGHERGGSSVDYRAAAYIADEALRQIAAQLDFSRDAMIVVADHGHTAPGGHGGLEPDVVQVPFIAVGAGIVPGAKVEGVQLQDVAPTLGALLGVGAPQHALGRTLIEMLDIDAATKDALMQQDTQRIRRNREIVMREQAHAAAANHETRSGRLLAIGAVALVILFLGGLAIRAGGMRLRWRALAVSLPAFFVVYFTLLGALGQHMSPSFLPARGHISAELLKFAVIGCVVQILFNWIALRKHHGLAERLSAANGIAWVGLLLTLVPVAILWAYFPPPYTIVPSPTMLVLVPALQIALATYVVGTTITLLGEIVVYWARQGYRRRLA from the coding sequence ATGGGTGGGCCATCTAAACGCGCCCCCACACGGCAACGCGCCGCCGCCGAGCCTCAGACCACGCTGTCGCCGCCCAATACGGGGGCCCACACCGCGGTCCTGGTGGCCGCCGTTGGCATCCTGATCATTGGCATTGCCGCCGCGACGTGGGCCGGCGTGCTCGGTTCCCATTTCATGAATGACTTGGAAAATCCGCGGCCCGCATTGTCCAAGCTGCCGGTGGTTGCGTCGACGCCAACGCAGCGGCGGAGCCAACGCGTCGTCGTCGCCATTGTCGATGGCCTGCGCCTCGATGTGTCACGCGAATTGCCGTTTCTCACCGAGCTGCGCGGGCGCGGCGTCGATGGGGCGGCCGCCTCGCAATATCCAACCTGGTCCCTGCCCAACTACGTCAATATTTTGACCGGCGTGCCGCCAAGCGCTAGCGGCGTGCGCACCAATCGCTACGGCATCTCGGTGCCACTCGACTCCATCATGGATCGCGTGCGCGCCCAGGGCCTGCGCAGCGGCTTTTCGTCGGACAATACGCCGTTGACCATGTTGTTTCTTGATCCGCGGTCGGCGACACGCAACATCGCACCGGCGCTGTCGACCTCCATATCGCCCTTGGCTGACGCAACGCGCGCCGCTTCGGCCGCGGCTCCACCCCCAAGCGCCGACGAAGCGCCTCCTGCTTCGGACGGCGACGAGCTAGGCATCGGCGCGATGCCGCGCAACGACGACTTGCTCGACGATCGCGATGTCACCTATGAAGCCGCACAACGCGCGTTACTTTCGCCCACCGCAGGCGACTTCGACGTGCCGATGTATGTGCCGTGGCCCGGCGGCTTTCGCGACGGCGCCGAACTGCTCATGTCACAACGCCTCGACTTGATCGTGCTGCTCATCGGGGTCGTCGATGTCGCGGGGCATGAGCGCGGCGGGTCCAGCGTTGACTATCGCGCGGCGGCCTATATTGCCGACGAGGCGCTGCGGCAGATTGCGGCGCAGCTCGACTTTTCGCGCGACGCGATGATCGTCGTCGCCGATCACGGCCACACCGCGCCCGGCGGCCACGGGGGCCTAGAGCCCGATGTGGTGCAGGTGCCCTTTATTGCGGTGGGCGCAGGCATCGTGCCAGGCGCAAAGGTAGAGGGCGTGCAACTGCAAGACGTCGCGCCAACCCTTGGCGCGCTCCTCGGCGTCGGCGCGCCCCAACACGCCCTGGGCCGCACGCTGATAGAAATGCTCGACATCGACGCCGCGACCAAGGACGCCCTGATGCAGCAGGACACGCAGCGCATCCGGCGCAATCGCGAAATCGTCATGCGCGAGCAGGCGCATGCGGCGGCGGCCAACCACGAGACGCGCAGCGGCAGGCTGCTGGCCATCGGCGCCGTCGCGTTGGTCATCCTCTTTTTAGGTGGCCTGGCGATTCGCGCGGGCGGCATGCGCCTGCGCTGGCGCGCCCTCGCGGTCAGCCTGCCCGCGTTCTTCGTGGTGTACTTCACGCTGCTCGGCGCGCTCGGCCAGCATATGTCACCTTCGTTCTTGCCGGCGCGCGGCCACATTTCGGCCGAGCTGCTAAAGTTCGCCGTCATCGGCTGCGTGGTGCAGATTTTGTTTAATTGGATCGCGTTGCGCAAGCATCACGGCCTAGCCGAGCGACTTAGCGCCGCCAACGGCATTGCGTGGGTTGGGCTCTTGCTAACGCTGGTCCCGGTCGCGATCTTATGGGCATATTTTCCGCCGCCCTACACCATCGTGCCCAGCCCCACCATGTTGGTGCTCGTCCCGGCGCTGCAGATCGCGCTCGCAACCTACGTTGTCGGCACCACCATCACGCTGCTCGGCGAGATTGTCGTGTATTGGGCGCGCCAAGGCTATCGCCGGCGCTTGGCCTAG
- a CDS encoding type II toxin-antitoxin system Phd/YefM family antitoxin codes for MKLSKQIRPISYLKAHAAEIVRNIGSQPEPLIITQNGEAKAVVQDIASYERTQQTLDLLKILALGNKQIEAGETQRASDVLKKLRKLR; via the coding sequence ATGAAGCTGTCAAAACAAATCAGGCCAATTAGCTATCTCAAGGCCCACGCCGCCGAAATTGTGCGCAATATCGGTTCGCAACCCGAACCGCTGATCATTACGCAAAATGGCGAAGCCAAGGCCGTCGTCCAAGACATTGCCAGCTACGAACGCACCCAACAAACCTTGGACTTGCTGAAGATCTTGGCACTTGGCAACAAACAAATCGAAGCCGGCGAGACGCAACGCGCCTCAGACGTACTTAAAAAGCTCCGCAAACTCCGCTAG
- a CDS encoding carboxypeptidase regulatory-like domain-containing protein, whose product MKRWLPFVVALVLLAVGLLIWQGKRQVEPSKDPAAQPAAKALAKAAPGRGGAGDMIAPFSREPDAEGTLRLEGVVVDEAGAPVAGAKIWVSSEPKRETTAEDDGSFAFDKLLGRSYGVTAQAGALVGSTMHLLSDKSPPVTIIVKQGATLTVAVTSDEGPIAGARVAVEALAEHAQTTAADGKATLVGVSEGWTPLTVRADGFAAHAEFVEISGKSKEVAVRLKRGAPVRGRVVDEAGAPVEGAKIFAIDASSYFGEIDSQPLAQSDAKGEFTVAAVAPGSYRFRARHADFAAATSSITAVDANGTRELVLLTVKKGIALRGRVVTTDKAAVAYANVSLAGSADGTRSTTALADGTFEFKAVALAAGAEALEKTKLLARSETATSKPLPLAQLAPNANVARDIENLELVVDQVGKIAGTTVDEAGAAVPEASVVAYLDPSKNGGDLMELMTQTATATSDGDGNFVVYGLGDGEYSLSGSRGGQMQWGGLPQNPTNAKTGATGVRVVVPGEGKIVGKVAFADGSAPKSGTARVGWLQNANVVDGAFTLEAVPAGNYALRVKGAGFVEGAKDGVVVKGGETTDVGTIVVERGRTVAGVVRDAKGAPVVGAKVYLGTMIVASGTGIGGSGEATSGEGSTESGGDGTFSFGGIGAKATTVVAEHSSGRSFAVPVAAGTSDERGLVAVIRGYGSMGGTVNAGGKPVEAQVIASPDGELKSISVVNAGADGAFVIERLPEGEYRVTAQTGGGLGNQSGSATAMVRAGKKTTVAIEIPIGDIELTVEVKGKEGAKIDAAQIFLFVGTVAANKGADLMDVFAKASGASMQFWLGAAFPNFAKLRAGNYTVCTIPITGNILDPATQTKINDHAGELAVYCQAHTIAEAPKQQTFTHTVPAMTPLP is encoded by the coding sequence ATGAAGCGCTGGTTACCTTTTGTCGTCGCACTAGTATTGTTGGCCGTTGGTCTGCTGATTTGGCAAGGCAAGCGCCAAGTGGAGCCCAGCAAAGACCCTGCGGCGCAACCCGCCGCCAAGGCGCTTGCTAAAGCGGCGCCGGGCCGTGGTGGCGCTGGCGACATGATTGCGCCATTTAGCCGCGAGCCCGACGCCGAAGGCACGTTGCGCCTCGAGGGCGTGGTGGTCGATGAGGCCGGGGCACCGGTAGCTGGCGCGAAAATTTGGGTGAGCAGCGAGCCCAAGCGCGAAACGACGGCCGAAGATGACGGCTCGTTTGCCTTCGACAAGCTCCTCGGTCGGAGTTACGGAGTTACCGCGCAAGCCGGCGCCTTGGTCGGCTCCACGATGCACCTGCTGTCAGATAAAAGCCCGCCGGTGACGATCATCGTCAAGCAAGGCGCGACGTTGACGGTCGCCGTGACCAGCGATGAAGGACCGATTGCCGGCGCGCGCGTGGCCGTGGAAGCGCTGGCCGAACATGCCCAAACAACCGCGGCGGATGGCAAGGCGACCTTGGTCGGTGTCAGCGAAGGTTGGACGCCCTTGACGGTGCGGGCCGATGGCTTTGCGGCGCACGCGGAGTTTGTAGAGATTTCAGGCAAGTCCAAAGAGGTCGCGGTCCGCCTTAAGCGCGGCGCCCCGGTGCGCGGTCGAGTGGTCGACGAGGCGGGCGCCCCTGTTGAAGGCGCGAAGATCTTTGCCATCGACGCCAGCTCGTACTTTGGCGAAATCGACAGCCAACCGCTGGCGCAGAGTGATGCCAAGGGCGAGTTCACCGTCGCCGCGGTGGCGCCGGGTTCATATCGGTTTCGCGCGCGCCATGCCGACTTTGCTGCGGCGACGTCGAGCATTACGGCTGTGGATGCGAACGGCACGCGCGAACTGGTGTTGTTAACTGTCAAGAAGGGCATCGCGCTGCGTGGACGGGTGGTAACGACTGACAAGGCGGCCGTGGCGTACGCCAATGTATCGTTGGCCGGCAGTGCCGACGGCACGCGGTCGACCACGGCGCTTGCCGACGGTACGTTTGAGTTTAAGGCGGTTGCGCTAGCTGCCGGGGCCGAAGCGCTAGAAAAAACCAAGCTCCTGGCGCGCAGCGAAACCGCGACCAGCAAGCCGTTGCCGCTGGCGCAGCTTGCGCCGAACGCGAATGTTGCGCGCGATATCGAAAACCTCGAGTTGGTCGTAGACCAGGTCGGCAAGATTGCTGGCACGACGGTGGACGAAGCAGGCGCTGCCGTCCCCGAAGCCAGCGTGGTGGCCTATCTCGATCCATCCAAAAATGGCGGAGATCTGATGGAACTGATGACCCAAACCGCGACGGCCACCTCGGACGGCGACGGCAATTTTGTCGTCTACGGGTTGGGCGACGGCGAGTATTCGCTTTCTGGCAGCCGCGGTGGCCAGATGCAGTGGGGCGGTTTGCCGCAAAATCCTACGAACGCGAAGACCGGCGCGACCGGGGTGCGCGTGGTGGTGCCCGGCGAGGGCAAGATCGTAGGCAAGGTCGCCTTTGCGGATGGCAGCGCGCCCAAAAGTGGGACCGCCCGGGTCGGATGGTTGCAAAACGCGAACGTCGTCGACGGTGCCTTTACGCTTGAGGCCGTACCTGCAGGCAACTACGCCCTGCGCGTGAAGGGCGCAGGCTTTGTCGAAGGCGCCAAAGATGGCGTCGTGGTCAAAGGCGGCGAAACCACCGATGTCGGCACCATCGTCGTCGAGCGCGGGCGCACGGTGGCGGGCGTGGTGCGCGACGCCAAGGGCGCACCCGTGGTCGGCGCCAAGGTCTATCTCGGCACGATGATCGTGGCTTCGGGCACAGGGATTGGGGGTTCTGGCGAGGCCACCAGCGGCGAGGGAAGTACCGAATCGGGTGGGGACGGCACCTTTTCATTCGGTGGCATTGGCGCCAAGGCGACGACGGTGGTCGCAGAGCACAGCAGCGGTCGATCGTTTGCAGTGCCCGTTGCGGCCGGTACCTCCGACGAGCGTGGCTTGGTCGCGGTGATTCGCGGCTATGGCAGCATGGGCGGCACCGTGAACGCGGGCGGCAAACCCGTCGAGGCGCAGGTGATTGCGAGCCCAGACGGCGAGCTGAAATCTATCAGCGTCGTCAATGCTGGCGCCGATGGTGCGTTTGTCATCGAGCGGCTTCCTGAAGGCGAGTATCGCGTCACCGCGCAAACCGGCGGCGGGCTTGGCAACCAGTCGGGATCGGCGACCGCCATGGTCAGAGCCGGCAAGAAAACCACCGTCGCCATTGAGATCCCAATTGGTGACATTGAGCTAACCGTTGAGGTGAAGGGCAAGGAAGGCGCAAAGATCGACGCCGCACAAATTTTCTTGTTTGTCGGCACCGTGGCCGCCAACAAGGGTGCCGATTTGATGGACGTGTTTGCCAAGGCCTCGGGCGCGAGCATGCAGTTTTGGCTTGGCGCGGCGTTTCCCAATTTTGCCAAGCTGCGCGCCGGCAATTACACGGTGTGCACGATTCCCATTACCGGAAATATCCTAGATCCAGCGACGCAAACCAAGATCAACGACCATGCAGGTGAACTCGCGGTCTACTGTCAGGCGCACACCATTGCTGAGGCGCCCAAGCAACAGACGTTTACGCACACGGTGCCAGCCATGACGCCGCTGCCGTAG
- a CDS encoding SDR family NAD(P)-dependent oxidoreductase, translating to MKRTIFISGANRGLGLATAAALAKQGHHIILAARTLAKAQAAAAPLQAEGGTVTPIECDVSKQPSIEAAAKTLASQGLNVDVLINNAGAIFDTGGWTASPLDIAPAVIAEAFANNTVSAYALTQAFLPGMIARGYGRVVNISSGMGGIAEMEGKVPSYRISKAAMNAVTKVFAAEAGNNVKVNSVCPGWVRTDMGGANATRDLGEGIAGIVWAATLPDDGPNGGFFRDGKPIAW from the coding sequence ATGAAGCGAACCATCTTTATTTCCGGCGCAAATCGCGGCCTCGGCCTGGCAACGGCGGCTGCCCTTGCCAAGCAAGGCCACCACATTATTCTCGCCGCGCGCACGCTGGCCAAGGCGCAGGCCGCCGCCGCGCCCTTGCAAGCCGAGGGCGGCACGGTGACGCCCATCGAGTGCGACGTGTCCAAGCAGCCGTCGATCGAGGCGGCGGCCAAGACCCTCGCCTCGCAAGGCCTCAACGTCGACGTGCTCATCAACAACGCCGGCGCCATTTTTGATACCGGCGGTTGGACCGCGTCGCCGCTCGACATCGCCCCCGCAGTGATCGCCGAGGCCTTCGCCAATAACACGGTGAGCGCCTATGCGCTGACGCAGGCTTTTTTGCCCGGCATGATTGCGCGCGGCTATGGCCGCGTCGTCAACATTTCATCGGGCATGGGCGGCATCGCCGAAATGGAGGGCAAGGTGCCGTCGTATCGCATTTCCAAAGCAGCGATGAACGCGGTGACCAAGGTGTTCGCCGCCGAGGCCGGAAATAACGTTAAGGTCAACTCGGTGTGCCCTGGTTGGGTCCGCACCGACATGGGCGGCGCCAACGCGACGCGCGATCTGGGCGAGGGCATCGCCGGCATCGTGTGGGCGGCAACCCTGCCCGACGACGGCCCAAACGGTGGCTTCTTCCGCGATGGCAAGCCCATCGCGTGGTGA
- a CDS encoding AAA family ATPase, protein MSAHRSRFALQCERIRLRAMRMVERAKRGDLEDAIRRELESTQAQLEAAAPANPSDDRMQLLASRMGLSPDDVELGWASVALACDPRLAPHIEALSGERPKLGLSLVGFAALAQLPMARCVALGMSLSSGHPWISSGLLELGEGSVGTLRPVTASGRLCRYLAGDNAPDDDVATYGGTVELPEALVFSPGQMVALARLRQAFSLTDKPVIQLAGVSWTGRRTALAHVAAEHNLAVVFVDLSLVGNNRANIERVLRGLRREAMLRPAIPMVVGIESIAAGEQPDQERLRAVANFLDTYAGICGTATTDASVDLPLSRPTWRVAWPVPDGATRSALWKGYLGDASADVQRDIEQTAMRYKMGAGAIRRAVRAARVVASGRDDARITSDDIIEGTRHEISERLGALAMRVDVDQSWEDIVLPPDILDQIRALISRVRHSHKVLDQWGFHRKVGRATGVAALFSGPPGTGKSMVAGIIARDLGLDLYQIDLSKVVSKWVGETEKQLAKIFDAASSGQVLLLFDEADSLFAKRTEVKSSVDRYANLEVNYLLQRIEAFSGITLLTTNLDSSIDPAVRRRLAAHVKFYAPDEGERAELWRRMLAVDAPRAADINADDLAQQFADMTGGNIKNAVIGAAFLAAAEDHHIDHATLERAARSEYSSMGRVLGNGRRR, encoded by the coding sequence ATGTCAGCCCATCGCAGCCGGTTCGCGCTTCAATGCGAGCGCATCCGTCTTCGCGCCATGCGCATGGTCGAGCGCGCCAAGCGCGGCGACCTCGAAGACGCCATCCGTCGCGAACTCGAATCCACGCAAGCCCAGCTCGAGGCCGCCGCCCCAGCGAACCCTAGCGACGATCGCATGCAACTGCTGGCTAGCCGAATGGGGCTCTCACCCGACGACGTCGAGCTCGGGTGGGCAAGCGTTGCGCTGGCCTGCGATCCGCGCCTCGCACCGCACATCGAAGCCCTCAGCGGTGAACGTCCGAAACTCGGACTTAGCCTGGTGGGCTTTGCGGCGCTCGCGCAGCTGCCGATGGCACGCTGCGTGGCGCTAGGCATGAGCCTGTCGTCGGGACACCCATGGATCAGTTCGGGCCTGCTCGAGCTCGGTGAGGGCTCGGTGGGCACCTTGCGGCCGGTCACGGCCTCGGGGCGCCTTTGCCGCTATCTCGCCGGCGACAACGCGCCCGACGACGACGTCGCCACGTATGGGGGGACCGTGGAATTGCCTGAAGCGCTAGTGTTCAGCCCGGGGCAGATGGTGGCGCTCGCACGGCTCCGACAGGCATTTTCCCTCACGGACAAACCCGTCATCCAACTTGCCGGCGTGTCGTGGACGGGCCGCCGCACCGCGCTCGCGCACGTCGCCGCCGAACACAACCTCGCCGTCGTCTTTGTCGATCTGTCGCTGGTCGGCAACAACCGCGCGAACATTGAGCGCGTGTTGCGCGGCCTGCGCCGCGAAGCGATGTTGCGCCCCGCGATTCCCATGGTGGTTGGCATCGAAAGCATCGCGGCGGGCGAACAACCCGATCAAGAGCGGCTGCGCGCCGTCGCGAATTTTCTCGACACCTATGCTGGCATCTGCGGCACCGCCACCACCGATGCCTCGGTCGATCTGCCGCTTTCGCGCCCCACCTGGCGCGTGGCCTGGCCCGTGCCCGATGGCGCCACGCGCAGCGCGCTGTGGAAGGGATACCTTGGTGACGCCTCGGCGGACGTGCAGCGGGATATCGAGCAAACCGCGATGCGCTACAAGATGGGCGCGGGCGCCATCCGTCGCGCCGTGCGCGCCGCGCGCGTGGTCGCGAGCGGGCGCGACGACGCGCGGATCACCAGCGACGATATCATCGAGGGCACGCGCCATGAAATTAGCGAACGCCTTGGCGCCTTGGCGATGCGAGTAGACGTCGACCAATCGTGGGAAGACATCGTCTTGCCGCCCGATATTCTCGACCAGATCCGTGCGCTCATCTCGCGCGTCCGCCATAGCCACAAGGTGCTCGATCAGTGGGGCTTTCATCGCAAGGTGGGACGCGCCACCGGGGTTGCGGCGCTGTTTTCAGGGCCACCGGGCACGGGCAAATCCATGGTCGCAGGGATTATCGCGCGCGATTTAGGCCTAGACCTCTACCAGATCGACCTTTCCAAGGTGGTTTCGAAGTGGGTTGGCGAAACCGAAAAGCAGCTCGCCAAGATCTTTGACGCCGCCTCGTCGGGCCAGGTGCTCTTGCTCTTTGACGAGGCCGACTCGCTGTTTGCCAAGCGCACCGAGGTCAAGTCGTCGGTCGATCGCTATGCCAACCTCGAGGTCAACTACCTCTTACAACGCATCGAGGCGTTCTCCGGCATCACGCTGCTCACGACCAACCTCGACTCGAGCATCGACCCCGCGGTGCGGCGACGGCTTGCGGCGCACGTCAAGTTCTACGCGCCCGACGAGGGCGAGCGCGCCGAGCTCTGGCGCCGCATGCTGGCCGTCGATGCGCCGCGCGCAGCCGATATAAATGCCGATGACCTGGCGCAACAATTCGCCGACATGACCGGCGGCAACATCAAGAATGCCGTCATTGGCGCCGCCTTCTTGGCCGCCGCCGAAGATCACCACATCGATCACGCCACGCTCGAGCGCGCCGCGCGCAGCGAATACAGCTCGATGGGACGCGTGCTCGGCAACGGCCGTCGCCGATAA
- a CDS encoding type II toxin-antitoxin system VapC family toxin, whose amino-acid sequence MIVVDASAVIEFLVNGPKQVAVAGRLRAARHLAAPQLLDAEVGQVLRRLTAAGLMTPATALASLVDLANLPMVRYPHVPLLRRAFALRGNATFYDALYLALAEAIDAPLLTCDRALAKVKQCSAQVWAV is encoded by the coding sequence ATCATTGTTGTCGACGCGTCTGCCGTCATCGAATTTCTTGTCAATGGGCCCAAGCAAGTCGCCGTCGCAGGGCGCTTGCGAGCTGCTCGCCATTTGGCCGCGCCCCAGCTGCTCGATGCCGAGGTTGGCCAAGTCTTGCGCCGTCTGACCGCGGCGGGCCTCATGACCCCTGCGACCGCGCTGGCCAGTCTCGTCGACCTGGCCAACCTGCCAATGGTTCGCTACCCGCATGTGCCGCTCCTGCGCCGTGCCTTTGCCTTGCGCGGTAACGCCACCTTCTACGACGCGCTCTATTTGGCGCTCGCCGAGGCAATTGACGCGCCCCTGCTTACGTGTGATCGCGCGTTGGCGAAGGTCAAGCAGTGTAGTGCGCAAGTCTGGGCGGTGTAA
- a CDS encoding type II toxin-antitoxin system RelE/ParE family toxin, producing the protein MQFEVHFINAAVNDLVELHAYIAAHDSPARAVELVDRITSATDALTRAPARGHYPAELSAIGVQEYREILVGPYRIIYRVAGKRVYIMLVADCRRDLQALLQRRLLDG; encoded by the coding sequence ATGCAATTTGAAGTGCATTTCATCAATGCGGCGGTGAACGACCTCGTCGAGCTGCACGCCTATATCGCCGCACATGACTCGCCAGCACGCGCCGTGGAGCTCGTCGACCGCATCACCTCCGCGACGGATGCCTTGACCCGCGCGCCCGCACGCGGCCATTACCCCGCTGAACTCTCAGCCATCGGCGTGCAAGAATACCGTGAAATTTTGGTTGGCCCCTACCGGATTATTTACCGCGTAGCCGGCAAGCGCGTTTACATCATGTTGGTAGCAGATTGCCGCCGAGATTTGCAGGCGTTATTGCAGCGCCGCTTGCTAGATGGGTAG